From Lucilia cuprina isolate Lc7/37 chromosome 4, ASM2204524v1, whole genome shotgun sequence:
AGCGGCCATTTGAATTTTGGTATTTTGTCTTGGTAGAACCATCTGCTAATATAACATCGATTTCTTCGTTGATATACAATTCGATACAGTTTTAACATAATCTTTTCGCATAAAACTTCTACTGGCTCCGGTATCAATTGATGCTTTTAGTAATTTTCCATTAATAAGTAACGATGCGCTTAAACGGGTATCTTCACTATGTAAACTGGTTCTATTTGATATGGGCTTCTTTCTTTGTTCTTCATTAGATATACTGATTATACCTTTTGAGGGCTTCTTTCTTGGAGGCTCGACCTCCCGCAATTCCGACGGCATCCTGGTACGTTTCCCGAACGATTTCTCTCTTCATTAGGACAACTTGATGCAAAATGTCATAATTTCGACATCgataacaattattttgttgtcCATGGCGTGTGTTGTTAGAAATTATTCGTGGATTTTCAATTCGTGATGTTGAGGCCGTAATTGAGATACTCTCTAGGTATTCCGCTAACGATGTCAATTCTGCtaatgaagaaaaattttttcttcgaatgtaaagtttatagtctgaaAGGGCATTTCGAAATATTCTATCTAGTTTTTGTTCCTCTGACAAAATTTCATGCGCATCAAATTTTGAATAGCTAATAcataagttttaaagttttcccTAGATCGTTGAACTCTCTTTCGAATTTCGTCctctaatttttcaaaatatcttgTAGGGAGAAAGAATGATAATAAGTCACTTTTAAAAGTGTTCCATATTTGCTATTTATTGTTTCTGAACCATATGAGGGCATTTTCTTGTAAGAATTCGGGCATTATTCTTGGTAACTGGTCTAATAGTATTTCATAGATTTAAACGAGTTCTTCTATACGCTCGACAAATGCTATGGGCTCGTATGAAAGGCCCCACTTTCTGACGTGCTGAATTAAATTTGGCTTTAATTCGTTTGATGTACGGGATGGAACTGGTACTGCAGCAGGTTGATGTATGTTCGCtgatttattttccattttaactGTTGACGGTGTTGATACGTTTCTTGTGGTTGGTATTGATAGAGTATTCGACAcatcatatttttcttaaatctcCAATAAACATTGTATTCTATCAGCATCATGTTCACTGTCTAAAAATTTCGCGAGTCTTCTTCTCATTTAATTTACCGTACCGACGgtttctaatttaaattaatttagcaaCGACACTAATTCATCGCGTTTTAAGGCGTATGCCCacctttttttcaacatttttttatatatatacaaattttttttttcgtaaagcgACACATGCttccttttctttattttacttttttcacaatgtctcttctctttttttaatgttgctCTATTTGTCtttcacaatttattttattttgactcGTGTTTTTAGGTCggtacaaaaatttattttttttcgcggGTTTGTTTGGGTCTCAAAGTACTTAGATTAGgtaaggttgataggaggatgtgtactacatcaaatctgaaAAAATACACCAAGGCCACAAtcggttaggttgataggaggatgaaGTACACATCACATCAAATTCGAAAAAATACACCAAGACCACAATCGGGCCAACCTGATTTCAAAGCTAGATTTGAAGGACGCATATTGGCAAATCGCTCTTGTCAATGATTCTAACCCCATTGCGGCCTTTACAGTCCCGAGAAGGCCATTGTATAAATTTGTCGTAATACCATTTGGCTTATGTAATGCGGTACTAACAATGTGCCGGCTTATTGATGAATTGATACCACCGGATTTGAAGATACTTTTATGACCTGATTATTGCGTCAGAAgacttttacttttatttatctGTTTTGGTGCGTATTGCCCAGGAATTTCGAAGGGCTAACcttattacaatttatattaaaaaaggtaATTCTGCATGACTGAAGTGAAATACTTGGGTGGAATAAAACCTGATCCAGAAAAGGTCGAATCTATATTTAAATGGCCTgtacaaaaaactataaaaaactataaaacaagtTCGTGGCTTTCTTAGACTTGCAGGGTTGTACAGGAGATTCAAACTCGGTTATAACGAACTCCGTGGGACCAGAGAAGATAGTTCGTTATAGGCAAAGTTCGTAATAAACGGGGTGAAGtcataaaaggaaattaaatacatacaactcAATTTTTTCGtcatttattaaaaaccaaaaatacttcaatagaaaagttgaatACAATATGTAGTATTAAATaccaaaataaaactaaataacaaaaataaatataactttataaactataattaataataaacatttatgtgtttttaaaaaagtctgtGATTTTGCGTTCTATTGCAGCACTGATAATATCTgctgatatatatttttttaggcaTATAAATGTTCATTTGCCTCCTCTGCATAAGGCTTTGATTGAacatatctttttatttttggaaaaaatatgcaCATTTTCAATTTTAGGTATTTCCACCTCATCTTCTTCTTCACTCAAATTATTATTAGATGGAGGATTTACAATTTCCACAATTTCACTATCAGATAAGGGCGCCGacgttaaaatattttcatctatgtttatatattcttcCAAAGACAACGCTTCCACATTTGTTTGTTCCCACAGTGTTGATAATGGCATTTCATTCACATTGACATCCAAAATCAAAAACTCTTGCTCAAAACCACAATGACGAAAACAATTGCCAATTGTACCCATTTTAGTCCaaaccatttttaacataaacaacGCTTTTAAAACATTGACAtctaatttttgtttcatttcaattgcggcaaaatatttgcttaaaataattttccagtATTGATGCttcagatttttaataattccttGGTCACACGGCTGCAACACACTTGTAGTATTCGGCGGCAAAAATATGAGTTCAATATTTTCTAagaattaaagcaaattttttatttctgtttgtaAAATACTGATCTATATTCTTCAACCACATCAAAAATAATTCTGATGTCACCCAAGCGTTTTTGTTTGCTTCATATTGCAAAGGAAGCTCATAaacgtttttaaaacatcgcggctttttaaattttccgaacacaaataatggaaatttttttcggAGCTATCTGCGTCACATCCAACTAAAACGGTTAGCCTTTCCTTTGAGGTTTTTCAACCAAAACATTTGTCTTCTTTAAATGCCAATGTTTTGTCGGGCAAACATCTATAAAATAAGCCAAATTCATCACAATTATAAATGACACTTGTtacgtattttttaaaaagggaaGGTAGTGTATTGGTTGTCCAATTTACTGTCATTTGTGGTTGTACACTTGTAGACATCccacaaatttttttgaaaacaatttcatttctaGCTTTGAAGCGGTCCAACCAGCCATTTGTTGCCTTAAAATCGATATTAAGGCTTTAGCCAATTTGTTGGCTTTCTCCACCATTAAGCCTCCAGGAAAAGGTGTGTTTTCGGCCCGAAGCTGATGAAACCAAATCAACAGAGCCCTTTCCACCGCTCCATACTTTGAAGCAcgcatttttttttggttgaagacatttgatttcttttctataaaaacttttaatttgttttctgttttttaaaaTCGTAGATAATGTTGACTTGGGTATATTATATTCTTGGCAAATAGCTGACTTTGATTTCTGTTTATCATCTATTtcattgaatattttaattttttgaagcaCAGACAgggtttttcttattattagacattttgaAATCATTTTGCAACTgacgttttaattattttttatttatgtttttttttatttcagctGATTGAAGATGTTgagttaaaatttaatgttaccATATTGCATAAAAGTAAACACTA
This genomic window contains:
- the LOC124419756 gene encoding uncharacterized protein LOC124419756 encodes the protein MKQKLDVNVLKALFMLKMVWTKMGTIGNCFRHCGFEQEFLILDVNVNEMPLSTLWEQTNVEALSLEEYINIDENILTSAPLSDSEIVEIVNPPSNNNLSEEEDEVEIPKIENVHIFSKNKKICSIKALCRGGK